The Streptomyces nitrosporeus genome includes a window with the following:
- a CDS encoding transposase family protein, with protein sequence MLRHDQRLADLAGGNNVSASTVRRWRDELISLLAAQAPRLDRALKKIAKRGGEVVLIDGTFIPTQRRTGKANRRNYSGKQHRHGMHFLALTDEHGRLVWISAARPGRTHDNTAARHDRILAHLRAAGLGALADLGFRGLDNDVLDPVIITGFAATRTRKLTPAQKDANRVLAVGRAPVEHAFAHLKNWRTLTKLRTNPTRATHLLRALLVLTNLEVNR encoded by the coding sequence GTGCTCCGCCACGATCAGCGCCTGGCCGACCTGGCCGGCGGCAACAACGTCTCCGCCTCCACCGTCCGCCGCTGGCGCGACGAACTGATCTCCCTGCTCGCAGCCCAGGCCCCGCGCCTGGACCGCGCCCTGAAGAAGATCGCCAAGCGGGGCGGGGAGGTCGTTTTGATCGACGGCACCTTCATCCCCACCCAGCGCCGCACGGGAAAGGCCAACCGCCGCAACTACTCCGGCAAACAACACCGTCACGGCATGCACTTCCTCGCCCTGACCGATGAACACGGCCGCCTGGTCTGGATATCCGCCGCCCGGCCCGGCCGCACCCACGACAACACCGCCGCCCGCCACGACCGCATCCTGGCCCACCTCCGCGCCGCCGGCCTCGGCGCCCTCGCCGACCTTGGCTTCCGCGGCCTGGACAACGACGTACTCGACCCCGTGATCATCACCGGCTTCGCCGCCACTCGCACCCGCAAACTCACCCCCGCCCAGAAGGACGCCAACCGCGTCCTCGCCGTCGGACGCGCACCCGTCGAGCACGCCTTCGCCCACCTCAAGAACTGGCGAACCCTCACCAAACTCCGTACCAACCCCACCCGCGCCACCCACCTCCTGCGCGCCCTGCTCGTCCTGACCAACCTCGAAGTCAACCGCTGA
- a CDS encoding APC family permease, with the protein MTTSPTPEPTAPAAQPALKRAIGPRLLILFVIGDILGTGIYATTGKVAGKVGGALWLPFLIGFVVALLTAASYVELVGKYPRAAGAALYTQKAFKVPFLTFVIAFMVMCSGLSSAGAAARAFSGDYLAEFTDAVPPTLIAVLFILALAAVNLRGVAESVKANVVLTLVEVSGLAVILAIGAYAVMTGGGEPSRLTQFEGGGTGYALITGVLGATALGFFAFVGFEDSVNMAEETEDPARTFPRAIFIGVGVTGAVYVLVALISSLLVAPGTLERSSGPLLEVVKAGGVDFPPELFALIALFAVTNSALINIMMASRLCYGMANERILPPAMGRVLAGRRTPWVGIVFVTLLAIGLVCTGEIEGLGDTTSFLLLCVFAVVNIAVLVLRKDPVGHRHFRAPTALPVLGAVASLVLASPLADRDADVYIRAGVLLLIGIGLWVVNKAVLAARERNGSPA; encoded by the coding sequence GTGACGACATCCCCCACACCCGAACCGACGGCGCCGGCGGCACAACCCGCACTCAAACGGGCGATCGGCCCCAGACTGCTGATCCTCTTCGTGATCGGCGACATCCTCGGCACCGGCATCTACGCCACCACCGGCAAGGTCGCGGGAAAGGTCGGCGGAGCGCTCTGGCTGCCTTTCCTGATCGGTTTCGTCGTCGCGTTGCTGACGGCGGCCTCGTACGTGGAACTGGTCGGCAAATACCCCAGGGCCGCCGGGGCGGCGCTCTACACGCAGAAGGCATTCAAGGTCCCGTTCCTGACCTTCGTGATCGCGTTCATGGTGATGTGCTCGGGCCTGTCCTCGGCGGGCGCGGCGGCCCGCGCCTTCAGCGGCGACTACCTCGCCGAGTTCACCGACGCGGTGCCGCCCACCCTGATCGCGGTGCTCTTCATCCTGGCCCTGGCCGCGGTCAACCTCCGGGGCGTCGCCGAGTCGGTGAAGGCCAACGTGGTCCTGACCCTGGTCGAGGTCAGCGGGCTGGCCGTGATCCTCGCGATCGGGGCGTACGCGGTCATGACCGGCGGCGGGGAGCCCTCGCGGCTGACCCAGTTCGAGGGGGGCGGCACCGGGTACGCCCTGATCACCGGGGTCCTGGGGGCGACCGCTCTCGGCTTCTTCGCCTTCGTCGGCTTCGAGGACTCGGTCAACATGGCCGAGGAGACCGAGGATCCGGCCCGCACCTTCCCCCGCGCCATCTTCATCGGCGTGGGCGTCACGGGCGCCGTCTACGTGCTGGTCGCCCTGATCTCGTCCCTGCTGGTCGCTCCCGGCACCCTGGAGAGGTCCAGCGGTCCGCTGCTGGAGGTGGTCAAGGCCGGCGGTGTCGACTTCCCGCCGGAACTCTTCGCCCTGATCGCCCTGTTCGCGGTCACCAACTCCGCGCTGATCAACATCATGATGGCCTCACGCCTCTGCTACGGGATGGCCAACGAGCGGATCCTGCCGCCCGCCATGGGACGCGTCCTCGCCGGACGGCGCACCCCCTGGGTGGGCATCGTCTTCGTCACCCTGCTCGCCATCGGGCTCGTCTGCACCGGTGAGATCGAAGGGCTGGGCGACACCACCTCCTTCCTGCTCCTGTGCGTCTTCGCCGTGGTCAACATCGCCGTCCTGGTGCTGCGCAAGGACCCGGTGGGCCACCGCCACTTCCGCGCCCCGACCGCGCTGCCGGTACTGGGCGCGGTCGCCTCCCTGGTCCTGGCCAGTCCGCTCGCGGACCGCGATGCGGATGTCTACATCAGGGCCGGGGTCCTGCTGCTGATCGGCATCGGCCTCTGGGTGGTCAACAAGGCGGTGCTGGCGGCCCGCGAACGCAACGGATCACCCGCATGA
- the hutU gene encoding urocanate hydratase, whose amino-acid sequence MSGPRPVRAPRGTELSALGWQQEAALRMLRNNLDPEVAEHPDKLVVYGGTGKAARDWRSFDAMVRTLRTLKQDETMLVQSGRPVGVMQTHEWAPRVLIANSNLVGDWANWEEFRRLEALGLTMYGQMTAGSWIYIGTQGILQGTYETFAAVAAKRFGGTLAGTITLTAGLGGMGGAQPLAITMNDGVALCVDCDPRAIERRIEHRFLDVRADSLEHALQLAVEARDARRPLSIGLLGNAAELLPRMLAEGAPVDIVTDQTSAHDPLAYLPAGVPFEDMADLAARDPEGFTRRARESMAAHVEAMVGFMDAGAEVFDYGNSIRGEARLAGYDRAFAFPGFVPAYIRPLFCEGKGPFRWAALSGEASDIHRTDKAILDLFPENESLHRWIRMAGERVRFQGLPARICWLGYGERDRAGERFNDMVASGELAAPLAIGRDHLDCGSVASPYRETEAMLDGSDAIADWPLLNAMVNVASGASWVSLHHGGGVGMGRSIHAGQVTVADGTPLAGEKIRRVLTNDPGMGVIRHVDAGYDIAETVASDRGVRVPMAEGEQP is encoded by the coding sequence ATGTCAGGACCCCGCCCCGTCCGGGCGCCGCGCGGTACGGAACTGAGCGCCCTGGGATGGCAGCAGGAAGCCGCCCTCCGCATGCTGCGGAACAACCTCGATCCGGAGGTCGCCGAGCATCCCGACAAGCTGGTCGTCTACGGCGGCACCGGCAAGGCGGCCCGCGACTGGCGGTCCTTCGACGCCATGGTCCGCACCCTGCGGACGCTGAAGCAGGACGAGACGATGCTCGTCCAGTCCGGGCGGCCGGTCGGGGTGATGCAGACCCATGAATGGGCGCCGCGCGTCCTCATCGCCAACTCCAACCTGGTGGGCGACTGGGCCAACTGGGAGGAGTTCCGCCGCCTGGAGGCCCTCGGGCTCACCATGTACGGGCAGATGACCGCCGGTTCCTGGATCTACATCGGCACCCAGGGCATCCTCCAGGGCACCTACGAGACGTTCGCCGCCGTGGCCGCCAAGCGGTTCGGCGGGACGCTGGCCGGGACCATCACCCTGACCGCCGGACTCGGCGGCATGGGCGGCGCCCAGCCGCTGGCCATCACCATGAACGACGGTGTCGCGCTGTGCGTCGACTGCGATCCGCGCGCCATCGAGCGCCGTATCGAGCACCGCTTCCTGGACGTCCGGGCCGACTCCCTGGAACACGCCCTCCAACTCGCCGTCGAGGCACGGGACGCCCGGCGCCCGCTCTCCATCGGTCTGCTCGGCAACGCGGCCGAACTGCTGCCCCGGATGCTGGCCGAAGGCGCGCCGGTGGACATCGTCACCGACCAGACCAGCGCCCACGACCCGCTCGCCTACCTGCCCGCCGGAGTCCCCTTCGAGGACATGGCGGACCTGGCCGCACGGGACCCGGAGGGCTTCACCCGGCGGGCCCGTGAGTCGATGGCCGCGCACGTCGAGGCGATGGTGGGCTTCATGGACGCGGGGGCCGAGGTCTTCGACTACGGCAACTCCATCCGCGGCGAGGCCCGGCTCGCCGGTTACGACCGCGCGTTCGCCTTCCCGGGCTTCGTGCCCGCGTACATCCGGCCGCTGTTCTGCGAGGGCAAGGGGCCGTTCCGGTGGGCCGCGCTCTCGGGGGAGGCATCGGACATCCACCGGACGGACAAGGCGATCCTGGACCTCTTCCCGGAGAACGAGTCGTTGCACCGCTGGATCAGGATGGCCGGTGAACGGGTCCGCTTCCAGGGGCTGCCCGCCCGCATCTGCTGGCTCGGTTACGGGGAACGGGACCGGGCGGGGGAGCGGTTCAACGACATGGTGGCGAGCGGCGAGCTCGCCGCACCGCTCGCCATCGGCCGCGACCACCTGGACTGCGGTTCGGTCGCCTCCCCGTACCGGGAGACGGAGGCCATGCTGGACGGCTCCGACGCCATCGCCGACTGGCCGCTGCTGAACGCCATGGTCAATGTGGCCTCGGGCGCGTCCTGGGTGTCCCTGCACCACGGCGGGGGCGTCGGCATGGGCCGCTCCATCCACGCCGGGCAGGTCACGGTCGCCGACGGCACCCCGCTGGCCGGCGAGAAGATCCGCCGGGTACTCACCAACGACCCGGGCATGGGCGTGATCCGCCACGTCGACGCGGGGTACGACATCGCGGAGACCGTCGCCTCGGACCGGGGCGTACGGGTGCCGATGGCGGAGGGGGAACAGCCGTGA
- a CDS encoding allantoate amidohydrolase: MWRELAPLGRHPGSGGYRRYAWTGADRECRAWFQEQAEARGLTLDTDRNGNQWAWYGDPLAPDAVVTGSHLDSVPDGGAFDGPLGVVSAFAAFDELRSRGAEFTRPFAITNFGDEEGARFGLACVGSRLASGQLTADRARLLRDQDGVPLHRAMEAAGHDPDAIGADPERLGRIGAFVELHVEQGRALDIGGHPVGVASAIWPHGRWRFDFRGEANHAGTTRLADRRDPMLTYAETVLAARREAELVGGLATFGKVAVEPNGVNAIPSLVRAWLDSRAADQSTLDALVGAVEQAAREYADKAGTGLDVVRESFTPVVEFRHALRDEIRRLLGGEAPGGPGPGGGTPGGPGPGVPVLGTGAGHDAGILSASVPTAMLFVRNPTGVSHSPAEHATEDDCVAGVLALADVLEGLACS; encoded by the coding sequence ATGTGGCGTGAGCTCGCTCCCCTCGGCAGGCACCCCGGCAGCGGCGGATACCGTAGATATGCCTGGACCGGCGCCGACCGCGAGTGCCGGGCCTGGTTCCAGGAGCAGGCCGAGGCGCGCGGGCTCACCCTCGACACCGACCGGAACGGCAACCAGTGGGCCTGGTACGGCGATCCCCTGGCCCCGGACGCCGTCGTCACCGGATCGCACCTCGACTCCGTACCCGACGGCGGTGCCTTCGACGGCCCGCTCGGGGTGGTCTCCGCCTTCGCGGCATTCGACGAACTCCGCAGCAGGGGAGCGGAGTTCACCAGGCCCTTCGCGATCACCAACTTCGGTGACGAGGAGGGGGCCCGCTTCGGGCTCGCCTGTGTGGGCTCCCGGCTGGCGTCCGGGCAGCTGACGGCCGACCGGGCACGGCTCCTCCGCGACCAGGACGGCGTCCCGCTGCACCGGGCGATGGAAGCCGCCGGCCACGACCCGGACGCCATCGGGGCGGACCCCGAACGGCTCGGCCGTATCGGTGCGTTCGTCGAACTCCACGTGGAGCAGGGGCGAGCCCTGGACATCGGCGGGCACCCGGTCGGCGTGGCCTCCGCCATCTGGCCGCACGGCCGCTGGCGGTTCGACTTCCGGGGCGAGGCCAACCACGCGGGCACCACCCGCCTGGCGGACCGGCGGGACCCGATGCTCACCTACGCCGAGACGGTGCTCGCCGCCCGCCGGGAGGCGGAACTCGTCGGCGGACTCGCGACGTTCGGGAAGGTCGCCGTCGAACCGAACGGCGTCAACGCGATCCCCTCCCTCGTGCGGGCCTGGCTCGACTCGCGGGCCGCCGACCAGAGCACCCTGGACGCGCTCGTCGGCGCCGTGGAACAGGCCGCCCGGGAGTACGCCGACAAGGCCGGGACCGGCCTGGACGTCGTACGGGAGTCCTTCACGCCCGTCGTGGAGTTCCGGCACGCGCTGCGGGACGAGATCCGCCGCCTGCTCGGCGGAGAAGCCCCTGGCGGACCGGGCCCCGGTGGAGGCACTCCCGGCGGGCCGGGCCCGGGTGTGCCCGTGCTCGGCACCGGGGCCGGCCACGACGCGGGGATCCTGTCCGCTTCCGTGCCCACGGCCATGCTGTTCGTACGGAACCCCACCGGCGTCTCGCACTCGCCGGCCGAGCACGCCACCGAGGACGACTGCGTGGCCGGGGTGCTCGCACTCGCCGACGTACTGGAAGGTCTCGCGTGCAGCTGA
- a CDS encoding formimidoylglutamate deiminase has protein sequence MQLTTTPTGTPVTATYWASHAWLGTRVEPDVVLDVAGGRIADVRTGVATPPPGATVLRGLTLPGLANTHSHAFHRALRSNAQTGTGTFWTWRDQMYRTAARLDPDTYYRLARATYAEMALAGITAVGEFHYLHHAPGGTPYDDPNAMGEALIAAAGEAGIRITLLDTVYLAAGFGEEPTRPQLRFSDTTADAWAARAALLKGGGHALIGAAVHSVRAVPAEQLATVVAWAGERQAPLHVHLSEQTAENEACLAAHGRTPAQLLAEHGVLGPRTTAVHSTHLTAEDIALLGSSRTGTCMCPTTERDLADGIGPAAALQKAGSPLSLGSDSHAVIDLFEEARAMELNERLRTRVRGHWTAAALLRAASVEGHTALGRPDAGVLEPGAVADLTTVALDSVRTAGAKPPLTAAVAVFAASAADVRHTVVGGRHIVKDGQHTLVQDVPRALASAVAALHG, from the coding sequence GTGCAGCTGACGACTACCCCCACCGGCACACCGGTCACCGCCACCTACTGGGCGTCCCACGCCTGGCTCGGCACCCGCGTCGAACCGGACGTGGTCCTGGACGTCGCGGGAGGACGCATCGCCGACGTCCGCACCGGGGTCGCCACCCCGCCGCCCGGTGCCACCGTGCTGCGCGGCCTGACCCTCCCGGGACTGGCCAACACGCACTCCCACGCCTTCCACCGGGCCCTGCGCTCCAACGCGCAGACGGGCACCGGGACCTTCTGGACCTGGCGCGACCAGATGTACCGGACGGCGGCCCGGCTCGACCCCGACACCTACTACCGGCTGGCCAGGGCCACCTACGCGGAGATGGCCCTGGCCGGCATCACCGCCGTCGGCGAGTTCCACTACCTGCACCACGCTCCCGGAGGCACGCCCTACGACGACCCGAACGCGATGGGCGAAGCGCTCATCGCGGCGGCCGGCGAGGCCGGCATCCGCATCACCCTGCTGGACACCGTCTACCTCGCCGCCGGATTCGGCGAGGAGCCGACCCGGCCCCAGCTCCGCTTCTCGGACACCACCGCGGACGCGTGGGCCGCACGCGCCGCCCTCCTCAAGGGCGGCGGACACGCCCTGATCGGTGCGGCGGTGCACTCCGTACGCGCCGTCCCGGCGGAGCAGCTGGCCACCGTCGTCGCCTGGGCCGGCGAACGGCAGGCTCCCCTCCACGTCCACCTGTCCGAGCAGACCGCGGAGAACGAGGCATGCCTCGCCGCCCACGGCCGCACACCGGCACAGCTCCTCGCCGAACACGGCGTGCTCGGACCCCGCACCACCGCGGTCCACAGCACCCATCTGACCGCCGAGGACATCGCCCTGCTGGGCTCCTCCCGGACCGGCACCTGCATGTGCCCCACCACCGAACGCGATCTCGCCGACGGCATCGGACCCGCCGCCGCGCTCCAGAAGGCCGGCTCGCCGCTCTCGCTGGGCAGCGACAGCCACGCCGTGATCGACCTCTTCGAGGAGGCGCGGGCCATGGAGCTGAACGAACGGCTGCGCACCCGGGTACGCGGCCACTGGACAGCGGCGGCACTGCTGCGGGCCGCGTCCGTCGAAGGGCACACCGCGCTCGGCCGCCCGGACGCGGGCGTGCTGGAACCGGGAGCGGTGGCCGACCTGACCACGGTCGCGCTGGACTCCGTCAGAACCGCGGGAGCGAAACCCCCGCTGACAGCCGCTGTGGCCGTATTCGCCGCCTCCGCGGCAGATGTGCGCCACACCGTCGTGGGAGGGCGGCACATCGTGAAGGACGGACAGCACACCCTGGTCCAGGACGTGCCGAGGGCCCTGGCCTCAGCCGTCGCCGCCCTCCACGGCTGA
- the hutI gene encoding imidazolonepropionase: MKTTAITHITDLVTNDPSLDNGTPLGVIPDAAVVIGGDRVLWTGESSKAPATDNAFDAGGRTMIPGFVDSHSHLVFAGDRTQEFNARMSGRPYSAGGIRTTVAATRAAGDEELSANVARYLAEALRQGTTTMETKSGYGLTVEDEARALRIAGRHTDEVTYLGAHIVAPEYADDPAGYVGLVTGPMLDACAPHARWIDVFCERGAFDGDQARAVLTAGAAKGLRPRVHANQLGHGPGVQLAVELGAASADHCTHLTDADIDALGQSDTVATLLPGAEFSTRAAWPDARRVLAAGATVALSTDCNPGSSFTSSMPFCIALAVRDMGMTPDEALWSATAGGAAALRRTDIGRIAPGARADLVLLGAPSHVHLAYRPGVPLVEAVWQHGVRVR; encoded by the coding sequence ATGAAGACGACCGCCATCACCCACATCACCGACCTGGTCACCAACGACCCCTCCCTCGACAACGGGACCCCCCTGGGTGTGATCCCGGACGCCGCCGTCGTCATCGGAGGCGACCGCGTCCTGTGGACCGGTGAATCCAGCAAAGCACCCGCCACTGACAACGCCTTCGACGCGGGCGGCCGGACGATGATCCCCGGCTTCGTCGATTCCCACTCCCACCTGGTCTTCGCGGGTGACCGCACCCAGGAGTTCAACGCCCGTATGTCCGGCCGCCCCTACTCGGCGGGCGGCATCCGCACCACCGTTGCCGCCACCCGTGCGGCCGGCGACGAGGAGCTCTCCGCGAACGTCGCCCGCTACCTCGCCGAGGCGCTCCGGCAGGGCACGACCACCATGGAGACCAAGTCCGGTTACGGACTGACCGTCGAGGACGAGGCCCGCGCCCTGCGGATCGCCGGCCGCCACACCGACGAGGTCACCTACCTCGGCGCCCACATCGTCGCCCCCGAGTACGCCGACGACCCCGCCGGCTACGTCGGCCTGGTCACCGGCCCGATGCTGGACGCCTGCGCCCCCCACGCCCGCTGGATCGACGTCTTCTGCGAGCGGGGCGCCTTCGACGGAGACCAGGCGCGGGCCGTGCTCACCGCCGGTGCGGCGAAGGGGCTGCGGCCCCGGGTCCACGCCAACCAGCTGGGCCACGGCCCCGGCGTCCAGCTCGCCGTGGAGCTGGGGGCCGCCTCCGCCGACCACTGCACCCACCTGACCGACGCCGACATCGACGCACTGGGCCAGAGCGACACGGTCGCCACCCTGCTGCCGGGCGCCGAGTTCTCCACCCGCGCGGCCTGGCCCGACGCCCGGCGCGTCCTCGCCGCGGGCGCCACCGTCGCCCTGTCCACCGACTGCAACCCCGGCTCCTCGTTCACCTCGTCCATGCCGTTCTGCATCGCCCTCGCCGTACGGGACATGGGGATGACCCCGGACGAGGCGCTCTGGTCCGCCACCGCCGGGGGCGCGGCGGCTCTGCGCCGTACCGACATCGGGCGCATCGCGCCGGGCGCCCGCGCCGATCTCGTCCTGCTCGGCGCGCCCAGCCACGTCCACCTCGCCTACCGGCCCGGGGTGCCGCTGGTCGAGGCGGTGTGGCAGCACGGCGTACGGGTCCGGTGA
- a CDS encoding RNA polymerase sigma factor SigF, whose amino-acid sequence MSPRLDVTRTPFAASTCPQGPTDSDSPAASAVPGPRTPAASGGGPGLPCDGLEGLPEIPPYDEVGALDARALSKTLFARLETLEEGTHEYAYVRNTLVELNLALVKFAAARFRSRSEPMEDIVQVGTIGLIKAIDRFELSRGVEFPTFAMPTIIGEIKRFFRDTSWSVRVPRRLQELRLDLAKAGDELAQRLDRAPTVVELAEHLGITHEEVVEGMTASNAYTASSLDAKPEDDDSEALSDRIGYEDHGLAGIEYIESLKPLIAALPKRDRMILSLRFVANMTQSEIGEELGISQMHVSRLLSRTLVKLRKGLTLEE is encoded by the coding sequence ATGTCACCCCGGCTCGACGTAACGCGTACCCCCTTCGCGGCGTCGACATGTCCTCAGGGACCGACCGATTCCGACTCCCCCGCCGCGAGCGCCGTTCCCGGCCCGCGCACCCCTGCCGCCTCCGGCGGCGGACCCGGCCTTCCCTGTGACGGCCTTGAGGGACTCCCCGAGATCCCTCCCTACGACGAAGTGGGCGCGCTCGACGCCAGGGCGTTGTCGAAGACGCTCTTCGCGCGGCTCGAAACCCTCGAAGAGGGCACCCACGAGTACGCCTACGTCCGCAACACCCTGGTGGAACTCAACCTCGCGCTGGTCAAGTTCGCCGCCGCCAGGTTCCGTTCGCGCAGCGAACCCATGGAGGACATCGTCCAGGTCGGCACCATCGGCCTGATCAAGGCGATCGACCGCTTCGAGCTCAGCCGCGGCGTCGAGTTCCCGACCTTCGCGATGCCGACGATCATCGGCGAGATCAAGCGTTTCTTCCGGGACACCAGCTGGTCCGTGCGCGTACCGCGCCGGCTCCAGGAGCTGCGGCTCGACCTCGCCAAGGCCGGTGACGAGCTGGCCCAGCGGCTGGACCGCGCTCCCACCGTGGTCGAGCTCGCCGAGCACCTGGGCATCACGCACGAAGAGGTCGTGGAAGGCATGACCGCGAGCAACGCGTACACCGCGAGCTCGCTGGACGCCAAGCCCGAGGACGACGACAGCGAGGCGCTCTCCGACCGCATCGGCTACGAGGACCACGGCCTCGCCGGCATCGAGTACATCGAGTCCCTGAAGCCGCTGATCGCCGCGCTGCCGAAGCGCGACCGCATGATCCTCTCCCTGCGGTTCGTCGCCAACATGACGCAGTCGGAGATCGGTGAGGAGCTCGGCATCTCGCAGATGCACGTGTCCCGGCTGCTCTCCCGGACCCTGGTGAAGCTCCGGAAGGGCCTGACCCTGGAGGAGTGA
- a CDS encoding STAS domain-containing protein: MDRGTVGSANRGRLQVEVRTEGGSEVVTPVGELDHHTADLLREPLESAVEQGRTRLVVDCSRLEFCDSTGLNVLLGARLQAEAAGGGVHLAGMQPVVARVFEITGAEAVFTVHPSLQEALAT, translated from the coding sequence ATGGACCGCGGGACGGTCGGCAGTGCGAACCGGGGTCGGCTTCAGGTCGAGGTCCGGACCGAGGGCGGCAGTGAGGTCGTGACGCCGGTGGGTGAGCTCGATCACCACACCGCCGATCTGCTGCGCGAACCTCTGGAGAGCGCGGTCGAGCAGGGGCGTACGCGCCTCGTGGTCGACTGCTCACGACTCGAATTCTGTGATTCCACCGGGCTCAACGTGCTGCTCGGTGCCCGCCTGCAGGCGGAGGCGGCCGGGGGAGGGGTTCATTTGGCCGGAATGCAGCCGGTGGTGGCTCGGGTCTTCGAGATCACCGGGGCCGAGGCGGTCTTCACCGTCCACCCCAGCCTCCAGGAAGCCCTGGCCACCTGA
- a CDS encoding ATP-binding protein → MSTTRQHPPGGLGREPDGAGVSSAVPADRQWRSLSLKQASGIVPMARDFARQALYDWGWLPASGADRRAAAEDVLLVVSELVTNACLHADGPDELRIGCSRRVLRVEVTDRGAGQPAPRTPHRAGRPGGHGMFIVQRLCLDWGVTRTPDEPGKTVWAELAAPA, encoded by the coding sequence ATGAGTACCACCCGGCAGCATCCGCCGGGCGGCCTCGGCCGCGAGCCGGACGGTGCGGGCGTCAGCTCGGCCGTTCCGGCGGACCGGCAGTGGCGCTCGCTCTCGCTGAAGCAGGCCAGCGGTATCGTCCCCATGGCCCGCGACTTCGCCCGGCAGGCCCTGTACGACTGGGGCTGGCTGCCGGCGTCCGGCGCGGACCGCAGAGCGGCGGCCGAGGACGTCCTGCTCGTCGTCTCCGAGCTCGTCACCAACGCCTGCCTGCACGCGGACGGCCCCGACGAACTCCGTATCGGCTGCTCGCGCAGGGTGCTGCGGGTCGAGGTCACCGACCGGGGCGCCGGGCAGCCGGCACCCCGCACCCCGCACCGCGCGGGCCGGCCCGGCGGGCACGGCATGTTCATCGTGCAGCGGCTCTGCCTGGACTGGGGCGTCACCCGCACCCCCGACGAGCCGGGCAAGACCGTCTGGGCGGAGCTCGCGGCGCCCGCGTGA
- a CDS encoding oligopeptide:H+ symporter has protein sequence MASSLTKGAASTTGSQKTFFGHPRGLATLFMTEMWERFSYYGMRALLPLYLIAPNGLHMNPATATAIYSVYLSLVYLLAMPGGWFGDRVWGPRKTVAVAGAVIMLGHLTLALPSEGTFFAGLGLVAIGSGLLKSNISTMVGHLYDGPDDPRRDGGFTIFYMGINVGAFAAPLIIGTIGENVNWHLGFALAALGMGLGVAQFMLGTRHLNERSLVVPKPLSAAERASTLRKSMIWLGVAAVFYLGTVVTGVYTLNWLLVPITVAGLVIPVMVLARIKRDKELSATEQKKMSGYIWFFVAAAIFWMIYDQGGSTLAIFADSSAENSVLGWDFPVSWYQSVNPVLIMALAPVFAAFWMALNRRGKEPSTIVKFSSGLVLVGASFFLFLMPLTIAGDGHKAAAMWLVAIYFVQTVAELTLSPVGLSVTTKMAPAKYASQMMGVWFLAVTAGDCTTGLLSIAGVELNGTGVVALQAALAVLAGAAIFMYRGKVKALMGDVR, from the coding sequence ATGGCGTCCAGCCTGACGAAGGGCGCGGCCAGTACCACTGGTTCGCAGAAGACCTTCTTCGGCCACCCCCGCGGCCTGGCCACTCTCTTCATGACCGAGATGTGGGAGCGCTTCAGCTATTACGGCATGCGCGCCCTCCTCCCGCTCTACCTGATCGCGCCCAACGGGCTTCACATGAACCCCGCCACGGCCACGGCGATCTACTCGGTCTACCTGTCGCTGGTGTACCTGCTCGCCATGCCCGGCGGCTGGTTCGGCGACCGGGTCTGGGGTCCCCGCAAGACCGTCGCCGTCGCCGGCGCCGTGATCATGCTCGGCCACCTGACGCTCGCCCTGCCGTCCGAGGGCACCTTCTTCGCGGGCCTCGGCCTCGTGGCGATCGGCTCCGGTCTGCTGAAGTCCAACATCTCCACGATGGTCGGCCACCTCTACGACGGCCCGGACGACCCGCGCCGTGACGGTGGCTTCACGATCTTCTACATGGGCATCAACGTCGGTGCCTTCGCGGCGCCGCTGATCATCGGCACCATCGGTGAGAACGTCAACTGGCACCTCGGCTTCGCGCTGGCCGCGCTCGGCATGGGCCTGGGCGTCGCCCAGTTCATGCTCGGCACCCGCCACCTCAACGAGCGCAGCCTCGTCGTGCCGAAGCCGCTGTCCGCCGCGGAGCGCGCCTCCACGCTGCGCAAGTCCATGATCTGGCTGGGCGTCGCCGCCGTCTTCTACCTCGGTACGGTCGTCACCGGCGTCTACACGCTGAACTGGCTGCTGGTCCCGATCACGGTCGCCGGTCTGGTCATCCCGGTGATGGTCCTGGCGCGCATCAAGCGCGACAAGGAGCTCAGCGCCACCGAGCAGAAGAAGATGTCGGGCTACATCTGGTTCTTCGTGGCCGCGGCCATCTTCTGGATGATCTACGACCAGGGCGGTTCGACCCTGGCGATCTTCGCGGACTCCTCCGCGGAGAACTCGGTCCTCGGCTGGGACTTCCCGGTCTCCTGGTACCAGTCGGTCAACCCGGTCCTGATCATGGCGCTGGCCCCGGTCTTCGCCGCGTTCTGGATGGCGCTGAACCGGCGGGGCAAGGAGCCCAGCACCATCGTGAAGTTCAGCTCCGGCCTGGTCCTGGTCGGCGCCTCGTTCTTCCTGTTCCTGATGCCGCTGACCATCGCGGGCGACGGGCACAAGGCCGCCGCGATGTGGCTGGTGGCGATCTACTTCGTGCAGACGGTGGCCGAGCTGACGCTCTCCCCGGTCGGCCTCTCGGTCACCACCAAGATGGCCCCGGCGAAGTACGCCAGCCAGATGATGGGTGTCTGGTTCCTCGCGGTCACCGCGGGTGACTGCACCACGGGGCTGCTGTCCATCGCGGGTGTCGAGCTCAACGGCACCGGGGTGGTGGCACTCCAGGCGGCCCTCGCGGTCCTCGCCGGTGCCGCGATCTTCATGTACCGCGGCAAGGTCAAGGCCCTGATGGGCGACGTCCGCTGA